The following are encoded together in the Streptomyces rapamycinicus NRRL 5491 genome:
- a CDS encoding ATP-binding protein, producing the protein MKIAFVGKGGSGKTTLSSLFIRHLAATHAPVVAVDADINQHLGVALGLDEAEAAALPAMGAHLPLIKDYLRGTNPRISSAETMIKTTPPGEGSRLLRIGEDNPIYQACARTLPLDNGSVRLMATGPFTESDLGVACYHSKVGAIELCLNHLVDGRGEFVVVDMTAGSDSFASGLFTRFDMTFLVAEPTRKGVSVYRQYKEYAHDFDVALRVVGNKVQGPDDLDFLRAEVGDDLLVTFGYSDWIRAVEKGRAPRFEELEAPNREALRTLQGAVDASYERRDWQRYTRQMVHFHLKNAQSWGNAKTGADLAAQVDPAFGLREFAPEESSAATPAPA; encoded by the coding sequence ATGAAGATCGCTTTCGTAGGCAAGGGTGGAAGCGGCAAGACCACGCTGTCGTCGCTGTTCATCCGCCATCTCGCCGCCACCCACGCCCCCGTCGTCGCCGTCGACGCCGATATCAATCAGCATCTGGGGGTGGCGCTCGGGCTCGACGAGGCGGAGGCCGCCGCACTGCCCGCGATGGGCGCCCATCTACCGCTGATCAAGGACTACTTGCGCGGTACGAACCCCCGGATCTCCTCCGCCGAGACCATGATCAAGACGACCCCGCCGGGTGAGGGCTCGAGGCTGCTGCGGATCGGCGAGGACAACCCCATCTACCAGGCCTGCGCCCGCACCCTGCCGCTCGACAACGGGTCGGTGCGGCTGATGGCGACCGGCCCCTTCACCGAATCCGACCTCGGTGTCGCCTGCTACCACTCCAAGGTCGGGGCGATCGAGCTCTGCCTGAACCATCTGGTCGACGGGCGCGGCGAGTTCGTCGTCGTCGACATGACGGCGGGCAGCGATTCCTTCGCCTCCGGTCTCTTCACCCGCTTCGACATGACGTTCCTGGTGGCCGAGCCCACGCGTAAGGGCGTCTCCGTCTACCGCCAGTACAAGGAGTACGCCCACGACTTCGATGTGGCGCTCCGGGTGGTCGGCAACAAGGTGCAGGGCCCGGACGACCTGGACTTCCTCCGCGCGGAGGTGGGCGATGACCTGCTGGTCACGTTCGGCTACTCAGACTGGATCCGGGCGGTGGAGAAGGGCCGTGCGCCCCGGTTCGAGGAGCTGGAGGCGCCGAATCGCGAGGCACTGCGGACACTGCAAGGCGCGGTCGACGCCTCGTACGAGCGGCGCGACTGGCAGCGGTACACCCGTCAGATGGTGCACTTCCATCTGAAGAACGCGCAGAGCTGGGGGAACGCGAAGACGGGTGCCGACCTCGCCGCCCAGGTCGACCCCGCCTTCGGGCTGCGGGAGTTCGCGCCGGAGGAGAGTTCGGCGGCTACTCCCGCTCCCGCTTAG
- a CDS encoding HAD family hydrolase encodes MLGVVENHSLPRTAAFFDLDKTVIAKSSTLTFSKSFYRGGLINRRAALRTAYAQFVFLAGRADHEQMERMRKYLSALCRGWNVQQVKEIVAETLHDLIDPIIYDEAASLIEEHHTAGRDVVIVSTSGAEVVEPIGELLGADRVVATRMVVEDGVFTGEVEYYAYGPTKAEAIAELAESEGYDLSRCYAYSDSVTDLPMLESVGHPHTVNPDRALRREAGTRGWPVLCFNRPVRLKQRRPSLSMPPRPVLAVAAAVGAAAATAGLLWYTNRRRALYARI; translated from the coding sequence ATGCTCGGCGTCGTGGAAAACCACTCCTTGCCTCGGACAGCTGCCTTCTTTGACCTGGACAAGACGGTCATTGCGAAGTCAAGCACTCTCACCTTCAGCAAGTCCTTCTACCGGGGTGGGCTGATCAACCGCCGGGCCGCACTGCGTACTGCCTATGCACAGTTTGTCTTCCTCGCCGGCCGCGCCGATCACGAGCAGATGGAGCGGATGCGCAAGTACCTCTCCGCACTCTGCCGGGGATGGAATGTCCAGCAGGTCAAGGAGATCGTCGCGGAGACCCTGCACGATCTCATCGACCCCATCATCTACGACGAGGCCGCCTCGCTCATCGAGGAGCATCACACCGCCGGCCGCGATGTGGTGATCGTCAGCACCTCCGGGGCTGAGGTGGTCGAGCCGATCGGCGAGCTCCTGGGCGCGGACCGCGTGGTGGCCACCCGCATGGTGGTCGAGGATGGAGTGTTCACCGGAGAGGTGGAGTACTACGCCTATGGCCCGACCAAGGCGGAGGCGATCGCCGAGTTGGCGGAGTCGGAGGGCTACGACTTGTCGCGCTGTTACGCCTACAGCGATTCGGTGACCGATCTCCCGATGCTGGAGTCGGTCGGCCACCCCCATACGGTCAACCCGGACCGGGCGCTGCGGCGCGAGGCGGGGACCCGCGGCTGGCCGGTGCTCTGCTTCAACCGCCCGGTGCGGCTGAAGCAGCGCAGGCCCTCGCTCTCCATGCCACCGCGCCCGGTTCTCGCCGTTGCGGCGGCCGTCGGCGCGGCCGCCGCCACCGCCGGACTGCTGTGGTACACCAATCGGCGCCGCGCCCTTTATGCCCGCATTTAG